Within the Macaca nemestrina isolate mMacNem1 chromosome 5, mMacNem.hap1, whole genome shotgun sequence genome, the region TGGCTAATTTTAACCACAGCAGCAAACACAGAAAAGCCCACAAGGTCCTATAGACTCCTGACTAATTCCAGCATCAGATCTTGGTCTCTGTGGGCTGTGTGATTAATTCATAATTCAAAGCCCAAAGCCTAATTTCTGTTGTGTTTGGAATCAAATTCTAACTCTGTGATTCTGATATATGAGGTTTTGCATAGTCTTACCCCTGCACAACTCTTTACCCACTGCCTATTCTGTTCTCCCCTTACTTGTTATGCTCCAGATATATCTATCCAATCCCAGCCCCTTGGCTACCTCCTACAGGATGCCTCAGGAGCTGTGCACAAGCTATCCCATCTATTGTACGAGGTCACTCAGGAGATTTGCACAGGATATTTCATCTGCTGAACACTCAGTCCTCAGATCTTCACAGGGTTGGTTCCTTATGTAGGTCTCAGCTTTCACATCACTCCCTCAGAAAAATCACCATCTCAGCTAATGTTGgtatctattttttattcttttatttaccttgcttttctttcatttccttaattGTACAGATCAGAATGTGTTACAATCttattcatctgtttattttcttgtgttttaacTGTCTGTCTCCTAATGACATGTAAGCTCTAGGAGGTCAGATACTTGCTGAAGTATCACTATGAGTAAATCAGATAGCTTGTACtggtgttttatttctttgctactttgttgttgttttactttggtcagttgagtaaataaatgagtaaatacataaaataggaaTCGATTCCCCAGCGTTGGGAGGATAcattaaatgtattcttttttttttaagttctggggtacatgtgcaggatgtgcagatttcttacataggtaaatgtgtgccatggaggtttgctgcacctatcaacccattacctaggtattaagcctggaaaaatgcattctttttataaactttttttggggcggggcagagtcttgctctgacctTGACTGggatacagtggcatgatcatagctaactgcagtcccaaactcctgggctcaggtgatacgcccatgtagctggggctacgggcatgtgccaccatgcctggctaattttttaaaaaatttatttttgtagaaaagggatctcattttgttgcccaggttagtctcaaacacgacttcaagcaatactcccactttggcctcctgaagtgctgggattacagatttgagccactgtgcccagccttagatgcatttttaaaagaataaaatagctaggTTGGCCTTATCTGAAGACTTGTTGAATGTGCCACTAAATCTCTTAACATCTAGTGTTCAGCAAGCTTTTTCATTCTTAGAACTCAATCAATAAAACTCAATCAtagaaaactatttcaaaagactcactctctgaaatttaaaaaaaaaaaatcttcctaaaGAGTTTATgggggctggggatggtggctcacatctataatcacctataatcccagcactttgggaggtcaaggcagatggatcacttgaggccaggagttagagaccagcctggccaataacagttaaaccccctgtctactaaaaatacaaaaaaattagcctggcatggtggtgcacacctgtattcccagctacttgggaggctgaggcacaacagTCATTTGAACCCTGAAGGctgaggtcgcagtgagctgtgatcacgccactgcactccagcctgggtgacaaagcaagactgtctcaaaaaaaaaaaaaaaaaaaaaaaaaaaagaaaagaaagaaaagaaagaaaaaaaaattattggaaaatatttGAGAACTGAGATCTGAACCATTCATGAGTTTCATGTTACTATTAAACATATCTTTGCTTGCTGATCGTTTTCAGAGAAACCTCTAAGCTGTTTTCCGGCTTGCACTCTTTCTGAAGCCTACACAATTCAAGCAGCATGGCCCAGAGCAGTTTTGGTAAGAGGCAGACTGGGATTTGGAACCACCTCTGTTAACTCTAAAGGTCCTACTTTCACCTACTGTGTAATCCTCCTTCAAAGCAAGATTGAGGTGATGGAAAGTGTGCTGGCCAAACATTAGGTTTCTGGGTTCCAAGTCCTGTCTCTGCCAGTCATAGTTTGTGGGACTTCAGACAAGTCAGTTTATCTTATTGGACCTTAATGTGAAATAATGTTAACTCCAATCCATGGCCACTAAAGTTTCTTCCAGTCCTAGAAATTCTAATACAAAGCACATGTGAGCAACATAGCAGGGCTTTCTCTGTGTACCCACAGTGGAGTTTGATGTGCTAAGGCTCTCAGAAGCCGATTTTGATGATAAGCCAAGTTACTTGAGAGATGGTCAAGCCAACACTGGGACTGTAATTCACAGACTTGATCACGGGGTTATATGGAAACcaccaaaaataagaaaaagagaaaaaattaccCCAAGCACTGTCAGGGGAAGCAGTATTGGAAAATGAGCTCCAAGCAGGCAAGGAATTCACCTGACAGCATGGATGAAGAGCAGGTCTGGAATGCACCAAATGACTAGGATCAGGAGTGTCTGTAAGTGTCAGAATGTAGCAGAGAGCATTGTACAGGGTTCTACCCAGAGACTTCAATACACAGACTTTCAAATGTCATGCTACATTTACCATCAAATACAGTCAGTTAGGAAGCAGATGATCTAAGCTTGCCTGACTGAGCTGCCGCATATTGCAGGAGAGCCTCCTGTAGTGCAAAGTGGAGCAGTTTGAAAActtgggaagaggaagagagtagTGAGGACCGTGGTGGAACTCAGTGTCAGAGGCCAGGGTAACCAGTGCCACGGTAGCAGCAGAACATGAACTACCTGGGACTCACAGAAAAGAGTAGTGCTGAGACCTGGggagttttttttctcttaatgtcTTTTTGGCCTGAAATAAAAGAACACACAGAAATAGTCCTTGGATTGAGTTGCGGGAGCAACAGGTCAATGAAATAAATTCTCCTTTCCCATCACTTAACTGCATGAGGACTTGAGTCAAACTCATCTAAGCTACTGATTGTTCCTTAGGATGGTTGTGTTATCTAGAAAGCTGCCCTTAACACACCCAACCACTGAAATGTCTTCCTGCTTAAGTTGTGCTTTCTTTAGTGTCATTTAGTAGCTGTGCTGTGCTTTCAGGCTAAAGCCACATTTTTTCAAGCCAGAATTGAATTAGGGTGTGTAGCTGGAAGCCAAGAGAATGCAGTCATTTTTAAGTCAGAAGCATGTGGGAATGTGTGGCTTTGATAGTACAGCATTCAAAGTAATTGATAGTGAAGATATAAGGTCTTGGATTAAGTAGAAGGGAAGAACATCCTAGGGGCCTGTGGTAGGCAGCACCATGCCCCCTTCCCCAAATATGCCCATATCCTAATCGCCAGAACCTGTTAATATGTTACCTTGCTTGGTCAAAGAACCTTTGTTGGTGCAATTtagttaaagatcttgagatgtgAAGATTACCCTGGATTATTAATATGGACTCGATGTAATGTAAGAGTTCTTATGAGGGAAAGAGCGAGGTAAGAGGGCCAGGGTCAGATGAGATGCAATAATGGAAACAGAGGTcagagtgatgcagccacaagccaaggaatgcaggcagccctagaagctggaaaagatgTGGAACAGAGTCTCCTCGGAGCCTCtaaaggaacacagccctgctgacatcttaATTTTAGCCCTATAAAACCCAgttcagatttctgacctccagaactatataataatttttttttgttttaaaccactatATTTGTGGTGATTCATTACTGTAGCAATAGGAAAATAGCACAGTGCCTTTTGATATGATTCATCTTTTAGCGAGGATGGTGTTCAGGTCTGTCCCATTTCCATCCCTACCATGCTGACATATCTGGAATCCTTAATTCGGTCTCTCACTATAACCCTCTCCTGGAAATCAGAAAATGAATATCAGCTTCACAAATTATTACAAacccacagaaaaataaatatagagaaATACAATCAAAGaactgtatttcaaaacagcatgCTTTGAGTGGAAGGACTAGAACGTATAAAATGTTGACAGCAGTTTTCTCTAGAAAGTGggagttagaaaaaaattattttcttctctgtgcttTTGGGCATTTCCTAAATTACACACATATGCAATGAGTTATAATGTTTATAAACCaaagaacttattttaaaaaggaaataaaaagcaaaaaatatcatCTGTATTGTCTCAACCTTACCCATGTCCAGCAATACTCAACCCAGCTGAGTCCTTTAACTTTTGCTCCTGGAAAAGAGGAAGAGTAGTGTTCCAGAAATCACATAGACACTTCAAGAGAGCACAGATGGTTTAAGTCTCAGCTCTTTTCCTTGCTGACTGTATGAATTTCGAACAACATTCTTAACCTACCTGAACTTTACCCCTTTGCAGAGATTTTCTGAATAAGAATTCAAGTTTAGTAAaggtggtttttaaaaagtagctattAGTTTGTATACTGCTCTTTTGgtttaacttcaaaatatatttttctaccttttatgCCTATGGGAAGTGACCTATCTCTAAAACCCAGTTcaaatttcacttctttttaaaTCAAGTCTTTGTGATTGTGACAATTTATGGagaacttactatgtgccaagtactatgACAATTGGTTTattcacatgattatctcatCTCATTTTCACAACACAATGAGATAggtgttattattttcattttacagatgacaaaactgaggctaAGGAGAGGTAAGTAACTCACCCAAGACACAGGAAATGAAAAGGCTTCAATTTGAAATTGGCCAGGCCTGTCTGACTCCTTAGCCCTTGCTTTTGAATACTGGCCCCTCTAGAAAGAAGCCACAACTCCCTCCTGTGATCACGGTAGCTCTTTGTTCCACCTCTGTTGAGAACTGATTTTACACTGCTTTGTTTATTCTTACTTATagttatttccatttgtttggacTGAAAGTTTTTTTGGTGCAGTGTTGACGTTTCTGGAATTTTGGATTCAACAGATTTTAGCATCACATTCTGCACATAGCAGGTTTCCAATAAACATAGAGAGGCTGACAAAAATCACATTTGAAGTATTTGAAGTAATATTGCACTTCTTCAAACTTAAGGCCTGGGAGAAGTCATTCAGGGCCATGCGCTCTGGACCTCAGGCTACATACGCAAGGCTTTCAGAGCCCCTGGGCTTTCTGTTCAGGACCCAGGTCCACAGTGGATCTCCAAGCCCTCCCTAAGAGGGAAGAATTGAATAGGCATGCAGGAAAATTGCCTGCCCTGTGAATTCAAACTATTCCAGAATCACTGGTGTTGCCCCTCACAATACACTTAGGTGAGATCAAGATGTGGAAATTGAGAAAGGTCACTCTTAATGTTGGCAGGTACTTTCAATGTTAGCGGGACAGAAACGGAATAGACAGATGGCAGCATGGAACAAACACAGGGATTTTGCCTACATTCATCAACTTTCCAGCACAACAAACAGACTTTCAGTGGTTTAtgacaataaacatttatttttgcttatgttCCATGAGGGCTGCAGGATGGCTGCAGCTCTGCTCCAGCTGTGGGCTAATTATGGGTCTGCTCTTCTTGTCTTCTTACTCTAGGACCCAGGCTAAAGCAGCAGCTCCTACTGAGACAATCTGTTCTCAGGGAAGAACGAAGAAGTGCAAAACCTGGACTGAAAGGtgcaattacatttaaaattttgtttgaatATAGCAAGTGCCACATCAGTCTATGTTGATGGATTGAGGCAAGTCACATAACCAAGCCCAACATCAGTGGGTCTGAGACATTTGCTCCTTCCAACAAAGTAAAGAGTGAGGAAAACTAAAGTGAGAAAAGAGCATAAAATAGAGGTGGAAAGTGTAGAAACCAAACCTCTTAGTGACGACATATGATAGGTGCCCAGGGCCAGCTCTGAGGATGGTGAATCCCTTCTTTTTGATGGTCAGAGGTTTCCTTTACATTTGCAATGTTGCAGCCATCAGAGTTCCAGAGACAAGGTATGCAACCTGTAAAGCTCTGCATAGGAGAAGGGGCCTCCTTCTTTCTCACTTTGTAGGCTACTGTTAGTGTGACCTCTTGATTCTCGGTGCTCTCTACAGAACTAACTTTATGAAACAGAGTGAATCAGAAGCAATACAGAGGGGCCCTTGCTAGGGAAATTGCCTTCCTCAGAACCTTTGTCCATCTATATGGCATATAGGTCACATATTTCTACTCATACTCACAACATATACTCACACATATACATAGCTATTTctactcatacacacatacactcaagTGTATTACATACTTAAACACGCTGCCAGTTGGGATGAGCTATAATGTGGTTTGACTAAGttgtaagaaaataatataattaagtTGAGAGATCTTTGTAGAAAAATATAATGGTCAGATTTATATAAAACAAGAAAGATCTATCATGAAATTTACAACCATGCTGATACATTTAATGAAGctagaagttttttaaaataccaaaaaattctAAGCAAGCACAAAAGCACCAAAAAATGATTGTGCTTGTTCAGCAATCTTCCAGCAGAATGGTCTTGATAAACATGAGTTTTTATTAGGCTCCAGCCTTTCAGTAGTTAATGGTGAAGTGTGACTGTCACTGCCTTCTGTTCACATATGATCACAAAGTTTTCATGCTCAAAAGAATGCCCCAGTGTTCACATTTAAAGGAGATTCTTAAATCAGGAGGTCCCTGAACTTATATAGGAAAAAATTCTATCTTTACATTTACTAACCTCTATCTGAAATTTTATCACTTCCTTCCATTTTAAATATAGGCAAAACCACAGTGGTATTAGCACTACCTCTCATGTTTGTCACTAATAGAAATTAATGGTTTTATATCTCAATATAGTTGTTGTGGATATTATAAAATttcattaggccgggcgcggtggctcaagcctgtaatcccagcactttgggaggccgagacaggtggatcaagaggtcaggagatcaagactatcctggctaacacggtgaaaccccgtctctactaaaaaatacaaaaaactagccgggcgatgtggcgggcacctgtagtcccagctactcaggaggctgaggcaggagaatggcgtgaacctgggaggcggagcttgcagtgagctgagatccggccactgtactccagcctgggcggcagagcgagactccctctcaaaaataaataaataaataaataaataaataaataaataaataaataaataaaataaaatttcatttatgcTCCTCACTACCTTGAAATTACAGTAGTTTTATTGCACCTGCCAGCAGATCTTGTTATTTGATGCTTTCAAAAAGAAGCACACATATGATTATATTACAAATTTgactatttttaagatttttatataataatattctaataattgtttttctttataattccatgttttaaaaaactttattccCTCAGAAGTTTTCATCATGAGTAGGGGTCTGTGGTCTTTACCAGAGTGTCAAAAACATCCATGGCACAAAAAATCAATAACACTTGCCTTACATGTGGTTAACTCTCACTCAACTAGAGAGAGTGACTAAGGGTTATTATCACCACAGACACTCTACTGAGATCTCAAGAGAATGTCATTAGGTACAGGCTTTCGTTTGTCCAAGGGCCTAACCCAGTTTTCTGGGTGCAACAGATTTGCTTCTTACATTCTATTCTCCTAACAAAGAGGATGAAAAAGCTGGGCTTCAAATTCTGGGGTCGGGCACCTCCCCTCTCCACCCATCAGCTCACACTTCCCTTTGTGGTGTCCACTGAAGGTGCAATTCTTGTTCTCATTCTCCCCTGGTTCTTTGGTGATGTAAACATTGTATCATGACACGCATGTCCTGGTGTTTCTGTGATTCACTGGAAACTGGAGTCTCCTATCTGCTCTTCAGTGTTAGTCCTATTCACAGATTTATTAGCTGTCCAGGTTTCCCCAATATTTCAGAGAAATAGTAGACAGGTTAACAGCTTTCAAGTAAGAAGATAGGTTAAGAGCTTTCAAGTAAGGATGCCAAGGTAGATTACCAGATCTTTGTGGGCCTCATCTATTGTGCCCTGTAAGGGTAGTAATATCCACCTCATAGGTTTATAGGCATTAAGTGAGATGCAGAACATCATAGGTTCTCAGTAACTGTTagttccttcccttcttttcattGGGGGCCTATCTGGCTAAGGCAGCCTTCTCCACCTAACAGGAAACAATAATATATGCAAGAAGCAGAATCACTTCTTGCTTCTATCTAAGTGACTAGTTCAGAGCTCCACCTTGTGAAGCAGCCGGGTCTCTTACTTCCAAGATGGAGACTGCTATGCCTGGTTGGTTGGGAATGGGGTGGCTTATTTCTAGaaaggtaagagaaaaaaaatgctttttaaagtaaTGACTCACTTATAGGTTgcaaattatatttattgttatACAAAAGGCACAGTATTTCTAGCTTCTTAATAACTCAAAACTATATATGCTCGGATAAgttttagtttataatttatctgtaatttatttaataatgccTAAGAGTTAACAAAAAAGAAGCTATAATTACTTCCAAAGAAAAATTAAGCACTAAAgaatacatatagaaaaatatttttacaacaatttttttaaataaggaggaAAGTTTGGGGTTAAtagcacctctctctctctccataaatctatatatacataaatgggATAAACCCATTTTAGCTAACTTAATTGACAAAATAAGATTTTTACTCCtttaatgattatttatttatttatttatttatttatttttgagacagagtttcactcttattacccgggctggagtgcaatgttgcaatcttggctcactgcaacctccatctcccaggttcaagggattttcctgcctcagcctcctgaatagctgggattacaggcgtgtgccatcacgcccagctaattttgtatttttagtagagacagggtttctccatgttgatcaggctggtctcgaactcctgacctcaggtgatctgccctcctcggcctcccaaaattctgtgattacaggcatgagccactgcacccagtcactCCTTTAATGATTATTATTGAGATGTGAATGGTTGTTTTAAGTACTTGTTTAATGGCTGCTTATCTGACTATTGACATATGAATTGCTCTTGAAACACATTTGCTCCTTCATTGTCTAATTTTACCTGTTGAGATTGATACACCTGTATCTGTATCTATAGCTACACCTATCTGTGCATCTGTAGTTGAGAGGCTTTGAGGCTTTGAATTAATTCATAAAGAAGTTTTTCAAATAAGCaattattaatttgaaaaaatcTCAGTAATAAATATAAAGGAATGGTGATTAGAGGCTTTAGGAAAATATTCAGGAGAAGACAGGCAGGCTGTACATAAAGGTGCTCGGGCCCTTACTAGTAATCGCTGCTGAGAAACCTTTGGTTCAATTCTGAGCAAGCATGTGGCACAGGAGCTTGTTTttacaaaaagcaaaaccaaaaacatgtGCTGGTATTCCTGGAAAGATAGCAGGTCTAACTTGTGtgagaaaaatttaaaggaagaaataataagatGAAAAGATGTGGATAATTACCACTTAATATATTCCAAGTATGTTCAGGtttaaattattcaaaaagataagaaaaacatTCCTTCAAGAATATGATACTTTTACTCAGTGATTATCACAATGGACAAACCTGGCTGACAAGTCAGCCTAGTGCTTGGGATTTTAGGAGATGGGGATTCTAAAATGAACACTTTGAGAAAGAGACATTCTAGACACTTGATTATGTTTATGAAATATGAAACCAGGTTTCCTGAAGTTAGATTATGCCATATTTTCACTTAAGAACCTAGTAGAAAGGAAATAGTACAAACACCTAATTTTAGTTGAGGAAACTctgtggtggggggagggaggattCAAAGGTTGTTGATATCTCTCCTGACTGCTCCTTGTGGCAGAACCAGTGTGAGAACTcaggaagccagacctcagtgCTCTGTTCATTCCATCGTTGCATCTTAGTTGTTTCAAGGAAGCAATGAATGAGGAATCAAATACGTGCACAGTGTTCAGGCTTATCCAGTGGATATTAAGACGATTTATTGCTCTCCTTTTCCTCCAACGTACTATAATACCATTGAATGAGGGGAGTGCTTACCCTTTTCCAAATTAAGGAGCTTGTCTTTCTCTTCTACTTAACCCATGCTGTCCTGGAAGCATGCCCACAAACCCAACACCACACAGCCCACGGTCACAGTGCCGCTCATCCTTCCTGTGAGGTTCTACTCCTTGCCTGCATTTAGTAGAAGGAATCATTCTTGGTACAAATCAACAGTGCGTGTCTGCGGTGAGAAGAGCTTCTGACTCAGTGTGAGTTTCAGTGCCTTCCGAAACCACCGGTAGGAAAAGACGTAGATGATGGGGTTGCAGGCTGAGTTGAAGTAAGCAAACCAGATAAAGATGTCAAAGACCAGTGGGGGTGTGATAAAGTGAAGGAGGCTGTCGACCATCGTGTCTATGGTGAAGGGCAGCCAGCACAAGAGGTATATGCCCACAGCAATGCCCAGGGTCTTGGCAGCTTTTCTCTCATGCTTGGCAGCCCCAGCCAGGCTATTGCTCAATGTAGTAATCTGCTGGGCCTGCCTGGTAGCTACCACAAAGATCTTCACATACAAGCTGATCATAATGAGGCAGGGGACAAAGAACAAAGGGAAGTTTAACCAGCCCCAAAATTTATTGAGCAGCAGCTGGCAACTGCCCACACAAGGCATCTCTTCCAGCCACTGGCTGAGCCTTGTCTCTACCACATCTGTGTAGAGGAAGAAGGAAGTGTATGTTGCGGGCACCCCCCATCCTGCTAGGATGTACCTGAGGGCCACCCTCACTGTGAACTTGGAGGGATAGAGCAGGGGGTCACAGATGGCACAGTGGCGGTCAATGGAAATGAAACATAGATGGAAGATGGA harbors:
- the LOC105465622 gene encoding trace amine-associated receptor 5; the protein is MRAVFIQGAEEHPAAFCYQVNGSCPRTVHTLGIQLVIYLACAAGMLIIVLGNLFVAFAVSYFKALHTPTNFLLLSLALADMFLGLLVLPLSTIRSVESCWFFGDFLCRLHTFLDTLFCLTSIFHLCFISIDRHCAICDPLLYPSKFTVRVALRYILAGWGVPATYTSFFLYTDVVETRLSQWLEEMPCVGSCQLLLNKFWGWLNFPLFFVPCLIMISLYVKIFVVATRQAQQITTLSNSLAGAAKHERKAAKTLGIAVGIYLLCWLPFTIDTMVDSLLHFITPPLVFDIFIWFAYFNSACNPIIYVFSYRWFRKALKLTLSQKLFSPQTRTVDLYQE